The following coding sequences are from one uncultured Cohaesibacter sp. window:
- a CDS encoding L-idonate 5-dehydrogenase: MKSIVCHGPRDLRVEETELPGLGAGDVLIGVEAGGICGSDLHYYHDGGFGAVKIQHPMVLGHEVSGRILEVGEGVSNVAVGDLVAVNPSVPCGECEYCKKAMYNHCLDMRFYGSAMRVPHVHGAFSQKLVAKGSQCFAFAAGTKASSAAFSEPFSVALHAVGRLGPLIGKRVLVTGAGPIGALVVVAAKLHGALEVVATDIVDEALERVIQLGADKAINVGRGGNPLAVYGENKGYFDAVVECSGSQPAIVSALDVVRPKGRVVQLALGGDLTIPQNTIVTKEIELCGSFRFYEDFAWAVELIGSGRVDLSPLLTQSFPLEDVVAAFELASDRKKAMKVQIRF, encoded by the coding sequence ATGAAGTCGATTGTTTGTCATGGACCACGAGATCTTCGGGTCGAGGAAACCGAGCTGCCAGGCCTGGGGGCGGGAGATGTCCTGATCGGTGTTGAGGCTGGCGGGATCTGTGGCTCTGATCTGCACTATTATCACGATGGCGGGTTTGGTGCGGTCAAGATCCAGCATCCAATGGTGCTGGGGCATGAGGTGTCTGGTCGCATTCTGGAGGTGGGTGAGGGCGTATCCAATGTGGCCGTTGGAGATCTGGTTGCCGTCAACCCAAGCGTGCCTTGCGGTGAATGCGAATATTGCAAAAAGGCCATGTATAACCACTGCCTCGACATGCGTTTTTATGGCAGCGCGATGCGCGTGCCTCATGTGCATGGAGCCTTCAGTCAAAAGCTGGTTGCCAAGGGTAGTCAGTGCTTTGCGTTTGCTGCCGGGACCAAGGCGTCATCCGCTGCATTTTCAGAGCCATTTTCTGTTGCATTACATGCAGTTGGGCGATTGGGGCCGCTCATTGGAAAGCGCGTTCTTGTAACGGGAGCGGGTCCGATCGGCGCGCTTGTTGTGGTCGCTGCCAAGCTTCATGGGGCACTCGAAGTTGTTGCTACTGACATTGTCGACGAGGCTCTTGAGCGTGTCATTCAGCTTGGTGCAGACAAGGCGATCAATGTCGGTCGCGGCGGAAATCCTCTGGCTGTTTATGGTGAGAATAAGGGCTATTTTGATGCTGTGGTTGAGTGTTCGGGCAGCCAGCCTGCAATCGTTTCTGCGTTGGATGTTGTGCGCCCCAAAGGGCGAGTCGTTCAGCTTGCGCTTGGCGGAGACCTCACTATTCCGCAAAATACAATCGTCACCAAAGAAATCGAATTGTGCGGTTCATTCCGCTTCTACGAAGACTTCGCCTGGGCAGTAGAATTGATAGGATCTGGTCGTGTTGACCTGTCTCCATTGCTCACGCAATCCTTCCCTCTGGAAGATGTGGTGGCGGCGTTCGAGCTTGCTTCTGACCGCAAAAAAGCGATGAAAGTGCAGATTCGGTTCTAA